From a single Candidatus Defluviilinea gracilis genomic region:
- a CDS encoding PD40 domain-containing protein, with product MSPAPPATDTLVPFPISPTETLMAVCTPPACRANETYFCNGDCPGGCGTVCATVTPDAAFAPLAAVDGAGKWIVRTEESLAFLDPAGVTSGFLLQRFYAPVIDFVLVRNGNIYSLTDTGDASLELRQVYPRERLIADLDTRRDVEGSPRIAPIFSSDGTSLVWSRADKDGTMTRSVFVTSLETGESREVWRTELPEEAAGHALVPIFYDEARQILVYALHTFYSGMTPTQVASLYLADVSTDTITPLWTLNPAEIYAGVSATVSADGRLLAYLTWGEPQADFTLPWTLHIRDLSNGYETTYALNETWENVEAHLFSPDSNKLLFTASRRDANGDYQTEMLVFDLQTHTWNSIYTPDYDTKPYFNPRAWTDGDWLILTNADDDSTWVMRPNGESLTQITPLEWVGMLEE from the coding sequence ATGTCCCCCGCACCGCCAGCGACAGATACCCTCGTCCCGTTTCCGATTTCGCCCACCGAAACATTGATGGCAGTCTGTACGCCGCCTGCTTGCCGCGCTAATGAAACATATTTCTGCAACGGCGATTGCCCCGGCGGATGCGGTACAGTGTGTGCCACCGTCACGCCAGATGCGGCTTTTGCTCCGCTTGCGGCGGTTGACGGCGCGGGGAAGTGGATCGTCCGCACGGAGGAGAGTCTCGCTTTCCTCGATCCTGCTGGCGTAACATCGGGATTCCTTCTTCAACGGTTCTACGCGCCGGTAATTGATTTTGTTCTTGTGCGCAATGGAAACATCTATTCGTTGACCGACACAGGCGATGCCTCCCTCGAACTCAGGCAGGTGTATCCGCGCGAGCGATTGATCGCTGATTTGGATACGCGGCGTGATGTGGAAGGAAGTCCGCGCATCGCGCCGATATTTTCCTCCGACGGCACGAGCCTCGTTTGGAGCCGCGCCGATAAAGACGGAACGATGACGCGCTCGGTCTTCGTCACTTCGTTGGAAACGGGCGAGAGCCGCGAAGTCTGGCGCACGGAGTTGCCGGAGGAAGCAGCTGGTCATGCGCTCGTTCCGATCTTCTATGATGAGGCGCGGCAGATACTCGTCTACGCGTTGCACACGTTTTACAGCGGCATGACTCCCACGCAAGTCGCTTCGTTGTATCTTGCCGATGTTTCAACGGACACGATCACACCGCTTTGGACTCTCAATCCCGCTGAGATATATGCCGGCGTTTCGGCAACGGTCTCTGCGGATGGACGCCTGCTCGCCTACCTGACCTGGGGCGAACCCCAAGCCGACTTCACCCTGCCATGGACTCTTCACATCCGCGACCTCTCGAACGGATATGAAACAACATACGCTCTGAACGAAACATGGGAAAACGTGGAAGCCCATCTCTTTTCACCCGATAGCAACAAGTTGTTATTCACAGCCTCACGCCGCGACGCGAACGGAGACTATCAAACCGAAATGCTCGTCTTTGATCTGCAAACTCATACATGGAACAGCATTTACACTCCCGATTACGATACCAAACCTTATTTCAACCCGCGCGCATGGACGGACGGCGATTGGCTCATCCTCACCAATGCCGACGACGACTCCACATGGGTCATGCGCCCGAATGGCGAATCACTCACTCAGATCACGCCGCTGGAATGGGTAGGAATGCTTGAAGAGTAG
- a CDS encoding DUF1905 domain-containing protein — protein sequence MPNKHTFTATILNAGGGGAFVDVPFDVEKAFGAKKPKVKATFDGVPYRGMLARMGTDYHILIILKSIREQIGKSFGDKVRITVELDTEPREVEVPKDLMRELKQNKEAKAFFDKLSYSHKREYVMWINEAKKEETWQNRIVKMIEMLKQGKKRS from the coding sequence ATGCCCAACAAACACACCTTCACAGCCACCATATTGAACGCAGGCGGAGGCGGCGCGTTCGTGGACGTTCCCTTCGATGTGGAGAAAGCCTTCGGCGCGAAGAAACCCAAGGTCAAAGCCACGTTTGATGGGGTTCCGTATCGCGGCATGTTGGCGCGCATGGGCACGGACTATCACATCCTGATCATCCTCAAATCCATCCGCGAGCAGATCGGCAAGTCGTTTGGCGATAAGGTGAGAATCACGGTTGAGTTGGATACCGAGCCGCGCGAGGTCGAAGTCCCCAAAGATCTGATGAGAGAATTGAAACAGAATAAGGAAGCCAAAGCGTTCTTTGATAAACTTTCGTACTCGCACAAAAGAGAATATGTGATGTGGATCAACGAAGCGAAAAAGGAAGAGACGTGGCAGAATCGAATCGTCAAGATGATCGAGATGTTGAAACAAGGAAAGAAACGATCATAA
- a CDS encoding DinB family protein, with protein sequence MQFKNYLEELYEYNYWANKRYLVVAETLDHESLFHKHGHSWETAHAILVHMMSSERMWRQRWLGEKGEFLDAKDFPDVKSIRAYWVEVEKNMRDYVSEQTETSLWRDVTYTNPKGETFTLPLWQMMVQPPNHNTHHRGELAAMFALMNVPHPEEEMIQYFLNKSGQKRF encoded by the coding sequence ATGCAATTCAAAAATTATCTTGAAGAACTCTACGAGTACAACTACTGGGCGAACAAGCGTTATCTCGTTGTTGCAGAGACGCTCGATCACGAAAGCCTCTTCCACAAGCACGGACATTCATGGGAGACCGCCCACGCGATCCTTGTCCACATGATGAGTTCGGAGCGGATGTGGCGTCAGCGTTGGCTCGGCGAGAAGGGCGAGTTCCTCGATGCGAAAGATTTCCCCGATGTGAAATCCATCCGCGCGTATTGGGTGGAGGTGGAAAAGAACATGCGCGATTACGTTTCGGAGCAAACGGAGACCAGCCTGTGGCGCGATGTGACGTACACCAACCCCAAAGGCGAGACGTTCACGCTTCCGTTGTGGCAGATGATGGTCCAGCCGCCGAATCACAACACACATCACCGCGGCGAGCTGGCGGCGATGTTCGCGTTGATGAATGTTCCGCACCCTGAGGAGGAAATGATCCAGTATTTCTTGAATAAGAGCGGGCAGAAACGATTCTAA
- the pyrF gene encoding orotidine-5'-phosphate decarboxylase → METFFSFLEKRVDDCSSLLCVGLDPHVSELTSPSAASALDFCLTLVKATAPYAAAFKPNAAFFEVFGAEGWTALKQVIEAIDEESKRLGSMIPVVLDAKRGDIASTAEAYAKSVFESLGAHCVTLSPYLGKDSIDPFLNYPERGVFLLCKTSNPGSGDLQDISVVGADGRPPLPLHEHVAHLAQSWNTNNNIGLVVGATHVEALKRVRAAAPDLWFLAPGVGAQGGELASALRAGLRRDGSGMLIPVSRGISRAKNPKLAAAEIRDQMVQVKMQLTQEK, encoded by the coding sequence ATGGAAACTTTTTTTTCTTTTTTGGAAAAGCGCGTGGATGATTGCTCGTCATTGCTCTGTGTGGGACTTGACCCGCACGTCAGCGAGTTGACTTCTCCCAGCGCCGCTTCAGCCCTCGACTTCTGCCTGACTCTCGTTAAGGCGACCGCTCCCTACGCTGCGGCATTCAAACCCAACGCCGCGTTCTTCGAAGTCTTCGGCGCCGAGGGCTGGACCGCGCTCAAGCAAGTCATCGAAGCGATTGACGAAGAATCAAAACGACTCGGCTCGATGATCCCCGTCGTCCTCGACGCGAAACGCGGCGACATCGCCTCCACAGCCGAAGCATACGCAAAGTCTGTGTTTGAATCGCTCGGCGCGCATTGCGTGACGTTGAGTCCGTATCTTGGCAAAGACTCGATTGATCCCTTTTTAAATTATCCAGAGCGAGGCGTGTTCTTGTTGTGCAAAACATCGAATCCAGGTTCAGGTGATTTGCAAGATATATCCGTCGTAGGGGCGGACGGCCGTCCGCCCCTACCGTTACATGAACACGTCGCCCACCTCGCCCAATCATGGAATACCAACAACAACATCGGACTCGTCGTCGGCGCGACGCATGTGGAGGCGCTGAAACGCGTCCGTGCCGCCGCGCCTGATCTGTGGTTCCTCGCGCCTGGCGTTGGCGCTCAAGGCGGGGAGTTGGCGTCCGCTTTGCGAGCAGGCTTACGTCGGGATGGAAGCGGGATGTTGATCCCCGTCTCACGCGGAATCTCGCGGGCAAAGAATCCGAAGTTGGCGGCGGCGGAGATACGAGACCAGATGGTGCAGGTCAAAATGCAATTGACACAGGAAAAATAG
- a CDS encoding orotate phosphoribosyltransferase, with product MTDTNPKLHSLADGLLEAGCIKFGEFTLKSGLTSPIYIDLRRIITHPKLLADIAQAYLPILSTLQFSRIAGLPYAAIPIATAISLAGNYPMIYPRKEAKSYGTKAEIEGEYHAGETVVVIDDLATTGGSKFEAIEKLTGAGLVVKDVVVLIDRQSGAKESLAGAGYSLHAVLTIGQLLEYWEETGKVEKDKIEATRKFLKDS from the coding sequence ATGACTGACACGAACCCAAAACTTCACTCTCTGGCAGATGGTTTACTCGAGGCAGGCTGTATCAAATTCGGCGAGTTCACTCTCAAGTCGGGACTCACGAGTCCCATTTACATTGATCTCCGCCGCATCATCACCCATCCCAAACTTCTCGCGGATATTGCTCAAGCCTATTTGCCAATTCTCTCAACTCTCCAATTCTCTCGCATTGCAGGCTTGCCCTACGCCGCCATCCCCATCGCAACCGCCATCTCCCTCGCGGGAAACTATCCCATGATCTACCCGCGCAAGGAAGCCAAGTCCTATGGCACGAAAGCGGAGATCGAAGGCGAGTATCACGCAGGCGAGACGGTCGTCGTCATTGACGATCTCGCCACCACGGGCGGAAGTAAATTTGAAGCCATCGAAAAATTGACAGGCGCGGGCTTGGTCGTGAAGGATGTCGTCGTGCTGATTGATCGTCAATCGGGCGCGAAAGAGTCGCTGGCGGGGGCGGGATATTCCCTGCACGCGGTGTTGACGATCGGTCAATTGTTGGAGTATTGGGAGGAGACGGGGAAGGTGGAGAAGGATAAAATTGAGGCGACGAGGAAGTTTTTGAAAGACTCATAA
- a CDS encoding nucleotidyltransferase domain-containing protein, translated as MSLTFSTLAPADLERYRKALRSRVDVARTQADSRFKKASEIASRTALVLKREFDVKKVVVFGSIVHPHLFHAHSDVDLAVWGLTGRQYYRAVGLLQSLDPEISVDLIAFEDATKSMQETILRDGNEL; from the coding sequence ATGTCGCTTACTTTTAGCACACTTGCACCCGCAGATTTGGAGCGGTATCGAAAAGCGCTTAGAAGCCGCGTGGATGTCGCGCGGACTCAGGCTGATTCGCGCTTTAAGAAAGCCAGCGAGATTGCCAGCCGCACGGCATTAGTTCTTAAGCGTGAATTTGACGTAAAGAAAGTTGTGGTGTTTGGCTCCATCGTTCACCCGCATTTATTCCATGCCCATTCGGACGTTGATCTTGCTGTTTGGGGATTAACAGGACGACAATACTACAGGGCAGTAGGATTACTTCAAAGCTTGGACCCAGAAATCAGCGTAGATCTTATCGCTTTTGAAGATGCGACGAAATCGATGCAAGAAACCATCTTGCGCGATGGGAATGAACTATGA
- a CDS encoding ATP-binding protein translates to MLYSRLIANNLVSDCFQGRVIILVGARQTGKTTLAQMALERLDGRKVRFINGDDPIDREALNDKSLESLTRMVGDAEVLFVDEGQKIKTIGQTLKLLVDHYGAQRQVIVTGSSTINLLDSTQEPLTGRKFVYNLYPLALSEIVPDADVLEIQKKWTDLLVYGSYPRVIQQDSYESKAREVREIAASYLYRDILELQQVRNPEALNKLVQALALQIGSEVSYAELAQTIGMDRISVERYVQLLERSFVIFRLPPYSGNKRRTLSKLRKIYFWDVGVRNAVIRNFNPLDSRADGGALFENWMIAERMKMNEYRRSLSSSYFWRTYDGSEIDYIEETNQNLQGFEFKLKFSKTNRSFEKAGIPVTVMDAERIVEFLYG, encoded by the coding sequence ATGCTTTACTCCCGCCTAATCGCCAATAATCTTGTCAGCGACTGTTTCCAAGGTCGTGTGATTATTCTCGTCGGCGCGCGGCAGACGGGTAAAACGACTCTGGCGCAAATGGCGCTGGAGCGGCTCGATGGGCGCAAGGTCCGATTTATCAATGGCGACGATCCGATAGACCGCGAGGCGCTGAACGATAAAAGCCTCGAGAGCCTCACGCGCATGGTGGGAGACGCGGAAGTTCTTTTCGTTGACGAAGGGCAAAAGATAAAAACCATCGGGCAAACGTTGAAACTGCTGGTGGATCATTACGGCGCGCAACGGCAGGTGATCGTTACAGGTTCGTCCACGATCAACCTGCTTGATTCCACGCAGGAGCCGCTGACGGGGAGAAAGTTCGTGTACAACCTGTATCCTCTGGCATTGTCGGAGATCGTTCCCGATGCGGATGTGTTGGAAATTCAAAAAAAATGGACTGACCTGCTTGTGTATGGTTCCTATCCGCGCGTGATCCAGCAGGATTCTTACGAGAGCAAGGCGCGCGAAGTGAGAGAGATCGCCGCCAGTTATTTGTATCGCGACATTTTGGAACTTCAGCAGGTTCGCAACCCTGAGGCTTTGAACAAGCTGGTGCAGGCGCTTGCCTTGCAGATCGGGTCGGAAGTTTCGTACGCCGAACTCGCCCAAACCATCGGCATGGATCGAATCTCCGTCGAACGTTATGTGCAACTGTTGGAGCGCAGTTTTGTTATCTTCCGCCTGCCGCCCTACTCGGGCAACAAAAGAAGGACGCTTTCGAAATTAAGAAAAATCTATTTTTGGGATGTCGGCGTGAGGAACGCGGTCATCCGCAATTTCAATCCGCTGGATTCGCGCGCAGACGGCGGCGCCCTGTTCGAAAATTGGATGATCGCCGAGCGGATGAAAATGAATGAATATCGGCGAAGCCTGAGTTCCTCCTATTTTTGGCGGACGTACGATGGAAGCGAAATTGATTACATCGAGGAGACCAATCAAAATCTTCAAGGCTTTGAATTCAAATTGAAGTTTTCAAAAACGAATCGTTCATTTGAAAAAGCAGGCATACCTGTAACGGTCATGGATGCGGAACGGATCGTGGAATTTCTTTATGGCTGA
- a CDS encoding D-2-hydroxyacid dehydrogenase, producing the protein MAKLLIVSGHADKYRRLLERAELPELKIVTAMNATEAEAVGLDCEIVLGEPKLVQPLLMKMKNLRWAQSMYAGVEQFLDPSLRRDYILTNARGVFGDLMSEYVFGYLLNHERRIFERYRAQQEHRWDSSTTGMLRGKTIGLLGVGSIGAVIAKTAKHFGMSARGYTRASEDCPDVDAYYHGNDLIEFAKELDYLVAVLPNTSETHRIVDASLLNALPARAIFINVGRGGAVDESALIHALESKQIAGAALDVFDQEPLPKEHPFWTTPNLLMTFHTSAPSLPEDIVRIFRENYQRYLRGVELKYQVDFERGY; encoded by the coding sequence ATGGCTAAACTTTTGATCGTATCGGGACATGCCGACAAATATCGGCGTTTGCTTGAAAGGGCGGAATTGCCTGAGTTGAAAATCGTCACTGCAATGAATGCGACGGAAGCCGAGGCGGTTGGTTTGGATTGTGAGATCGTCCTTGGCGAGCCGAAATTGGTCCAGCCGCTTTTGATGAAGATGAAAAACTTGCGCTGGGCGCAATCCATGTATGCGGGCGTGGAGCAGTTTCTCGACCCGTCACTGCGCCGCGATTATATTTTGACGAACGCGCGCGGCGTGTTCGGCGATTTGATGTCTGAGTATGTGTTCGGGTATCTGCTCAATCATGAGCGGCGCATCTTTGAACGCTATCGCGCCCAACAGGAACATCGCTGGGACTCAAGCACAACGGGCATGTTGCGCGGAAAGACGATCGGGTTGCTTGGCGTCGGTTCGATCGGCGCAGTCATTGCAAAGACAGCAAAACATTTTGGAATGAGCGCGCGCGGATATACGCGCGCCAGCGAAGATTGCCCCGATGTGGATGCGTATTATCACGGAAACGATTTAATTGAGTTTGCCAAAGAGTTGGATTATCTAGTCGCCGTCCTGCCGAACACATCGGAGACGCATCGCATCGTGGACGCCTCATTGCTGAACGCCTTGCCCGCGCGCGCGATCTTCATCAACGTTGGGCGCGGCGGCGCAGTGGACGAATCCGCGCTGATCCATGCGCTCGAGTCGAAGCAGATCGCAGGCGCGGCGCTGGATGTGTTTGATCAAGAGCCGCTTCCGAAAGAGCATCCGTTTTGGACGACGCCGAATTTGTTGATGACCTTTCACACGTCCGCGCCCAGTTTGCCCGAGGACATTGTGCGAATCTTCCGTGAGAACTATCAGCGTTACCTGCGCGGCGTGGAATTAAAATACCAAGTTGATTTCGAACGCGGCTATTAG
- the pyrB gene encoding aspartate carbamoyltransferase, which yields MPTNSSSPHLPFGENKTAEWYGKDIVSVKQFKREDLEYVFGVAHEMRGMVERVGTFDLLKGKILANLFYEPSTRTSSSFTAAMERLGGSVIPINEVKYSSVTKGETLTDTVRTLECYADVIVLRHPETGSAAIAAKAMKKPLINAGDGTGEHPTQALLDAFTIREELKQFDGLTVTMLGDLKYGRTVHSLARLLSLFNVKLNYVSPDILKMPQEVMDEVSEKGISQKEFSSLEKVLPETDVLYVTRVQKERFEDPADYEKVKSAYVIDPAIMQAAKQKMIVMHPLPRVTEISMDFDDDPRAAYFRQMEYGLYVRMALLAMVLGKA from the coding sequence ATGCCAACAAATTCATCCTCCCCTCACCTGCCGTTCGGCGAAAATAAAACTGCCGAGTGGTATGGCAAAGACATTGTGTCGGTCAAACAGTTCAAGCGCGAAGATCTGGAATACGTCTTCGGCGTGGCGCACGAGATGCGCGGAATGGTCGAGCGCGTGGGGACGTTTGATTTGCTCAAAGGAAAAATTTTAGCGAACCTGTTTTACGAACCGTCCACGCGCACATCGTCGTCGTTCACCGCCGCGATGGAACGACTCGGCGGCTCGGTCATCCCGATCAACGAGGTGAAATATTCGTCGGTGACGAAAGGCGAAACGTTGACCGATACCGTGCGCACGCTCGAATGTTATGCCGATGTGATCGTGTTGCGACATCCCGAAACGGGATCGGCGGCGATCGCGGCAAAAGCGATGAAAAAGCCGCTCATCAACGCGGGCGACGGCACGGGCGAACATCCCACACAGGCGTTGCTCGACGCGTTCACGATCAGGGAGGAACTCAAGCAATTCGATGGACTCACCGTCACCATGCTCGGCGATCTGAAATACGGACGCACTGTGCATTCGCTGGCGCGTTTGCTGTCGTTGTTCAATGTGAAGTTGAATTACGTCTCGCCCGATATTTTGAAGATGCCGCAAGAAGTGATGGACGAAGTGAGCGAGAAAGGCATTTCACAAAAAGAATTTTCGTCGCTCGAAAAAGTTTTGCCCGAAACGGATGTGTTGTACGTGACGCGCGTGCAAAAAGAAAGATTTGAAGACCCCGCCGATTATGAAAAGGTCAAGAGCGCATACGTGATCGACCCCGCCATCATGCAAGCCGCGAAACAAAAGATGATCGTCATGCACCCGCTCCCGCGCGTCACCGAGATCAGCATGGATTTCGACGACGATCCACGCGCCGCCTACTTCCGCCAGATGGAATATGGTTTGTATGTGCGAATGGCGTTGTTGGCGATGGTGCTCGGGAAGGCATAG
- a CDS encoding quinone-dependent dihydroorotate dehydrogenase, which translates to MYSFLRSFLFRLDPEASHQLTLRLLSIAGNFPLSNWFLTRLYKTESKPVQAFGLTFKNPVGLAAGYDKDGVAVRGLAALGFGHVEVGTVTPKPQAGNPRPRVFRLAEDEAVINRMGFPSQGMSKVAGRMSKVGNRRSVIVGVNLGKNKDTPLEEAARDYVELMKVFAPRADYLTINISSPNTIGLRRLQNREMLENLLGHINLERETWNLKLPILVKISPDLSDEELDDAIGVILDKKMDGIIATNTTLSREGVRSNLKGETGGLSGGPLKGRSEAVLSQVVKLVNERVPIISVGGIASPEDAKKRLALGASLVQVYTGLVYRGPGMVWEIVNAI; encoded by the coding sequence TTGTATTCATTTCTTCGCTCCTTCCTCTTTCGCCTCGACCCCGAAGCATCGCATCAACTCACGCTTCGATTGTTAAGTATTGCAGGAAACTTCCCACTTTCCAATTGGTTTCTCACACGACTCTATAAAACCGAATCAAAACCCGTTCAGGCGTTTGGATTAACATTCAAGAATCCCGTCGGTCTCGCGGCGGGATATGACAAGGATGGAGTGGCAGTTCGCGGACTCGCCGCGCTGGGGTTCGGTCACGTCGAAGTGGGGACGGTCACGCCGAAGCCTCAGGCTGGGAATCCGCGTCCGCGTGTGTTTCGGCTGGCGGAAGATGAGGCGGTGATCAATCGGATGGGGTTTCCATCTCAGGGCATGTCGAAGGTCGCAGGTCGCATGTCGAAGGTTGGCAATCGAAGGTCTGTGATCGTTGGCGTGAACTTGGGGAAGAATAAAGACACGCCGTTGGAAGAAGCCGCGCGCGATTATGTTGAGTTGATGAAGGTGTTTGCTCCGCGGGCGGATTATTTGACCATTAACATCTCATCGCCTAACACCATCGGTTTGCGTCGTTTACAGAATCGCGAGATGTTGGAGAATTTACTGGGTCACATTAACTTGGAACGTGAAACCTGGAACCTGAAACTTCCAATCCTTGTAAAAATTTCGCCTGATTTATCTGATGAAGAATTGGATGATGCAATCGGAGTCATCCTCGATAAAAAAATGGACGGGATTATCGCCACGAACACGACTCTTTCACGCGAAGGAGTGCGATCAAACTTGAAGGGCGAGACAGGCGGACTAAGCGGCGGTCCGCTCAAAGGTCGGAGTGAGGCGGTTTTGAGTCAGGTTGTGAAGTTGGTCAATGAGAGAGTCCCGATCATCAGCGTGGGCGGAATTGCGAGTCCCGAAGATGCAAAGAAAAGACTCGCGTTGGGCGCGAGTCTGGTTCAAGTGTATACCGGGCTGGTCTATCGCGGGCCGGGGATGGTTTGGGAAATTGTCAACGCGATTTAG
- a CDS encoding protein kinase — MQPEKIGIYEIKSELGRGGMATVYRGYDPRFEREVAVKILPPELLHADPQFRMRFQREAKIIAQLEHPSIVPVYDVGETEDGKLPYFVMKYMNGGSLSERIKKGIMSVADAARILEQIAPGLDEAHSRGFIHRDLKPSNILFDSRGIPYISDFGIAKMTQSSGTMTGSGIIGTPAYMAPEQATGDAVDGRADIYALGIILFEMLTGKQPYEADTPMAVAIKHVTDPVPRILTFNPNLPADMDLIIQKAMAKSRDDRFGTAVEMVQTLKAIAGQLGAEKKTQTLSALRATRKHQVVAEKRKFSPAIIAVIVLGVIGVAAAGYWLTNRNSPPVEKEATQTSAPTSAPVTFTSMPTVESTVTSAPATETATLAAPRETLAPKIPLIGGADKIAFVANRDIWLMNVDGSDLRQLTFDGAAKTDLQWLNDGKTIIFISGKTIKYFDITTDTVDTLATFPAEVSVDAFQVSHDNKQVQVAMSNTIFVVPFDIEQFKAITNRGQLSQMKDACLVEHTPKTMAVARVREARWSSDDQLVAWLYTGNDANNPNLQAEQIGVLDISDCKPELIDLKDNFPGTRFTPAGYESHEIPDFDWDGMEQFTFNTNRRNNGWGEMYIYNWLTHKGIQQTPIGSCCYRDVRWSPNGTFILIAFQDQSLGPDAKTQLFYLPSGELDTGANLTPLPLPEGFFKDPREGIQAALRPAQQP; from the coding sequence ATGCAACCAGAAAAGATCGGGATATATGAAATCAAATCAGAGTTGGGGCGCGGCGGCATGGCAACCGTCTACCGGGGATACGACCCGCGCTTCGAACGCGAGGTGGCTGTCAAAATCCTGCCGCCTGAACTGCTCCACGCCGACCCGCAATTCCGCATGAGGTTTCAGCGCGAGGCGAAGATCATCGCCCAGCTTGAGCATCCTTCCATTGTGCCGGTCTACGATGTGGGAGAGACCGAAGACGGCAAACTGCCTTATTTCGTGATGAAGTACATGAACGGGGGATCGCTCTCGGAGCGCATCAAAAAAGGGATCATGAGCGTGGCAGATGCGGCGCGCATCCTCGAACAGATCGCGCCCGGGTTGGATGAAGCGCACTCGCGGGGGTTCATCCACCGCGATCTCAAGCCCAGCAATATCCTATTCGACAGCCGCGGCATACCATATATATCCGACTTTGGCATCGCCAAGATGACCCAAAGTTCCGGCACCATGACCGGCAGTGGCATCATCGGCACGCCCGCGTACATGGCGCCCGAACAAGCCACCGGCGACGCAGTGGACGGCCGCGCCGACATTTATGCGCTCGGCATCATCCTCTTTGAAATGCTCACCGGTAAACAGCCCTACGAAGCCGACACTCCAATGGCGGTCGCCATTAAACACGTCACCGACCCGGTTCCGCGAATTTTAACGTTCAACCCCAACCTGCCAGCCGACATGGACTTAATCATCCAAAAGGCGATGGCGAAAAGCCGCGATGACCGCTTCGGCACGGCGGTTGAGATGGTTCAAACCCTCAAAGCGATCGCCGGGCAACTTGGAGCGGAGAAAAAGACGCAGACGCTCTCCGCGTTGCGGGCAACGAGAAAACACCAAGTCGTTGCCGAAAAAAGAAAATTTTCACCGGCGATCATCGCTGTGATCGTGTTGGGCGTGATAGGAGTCGCGGCGGCGGGATACTGGCTGACAAACCGGAACAGCCCGCCCGTCGAAAAAGAAGCGACGCAAACTTCCGCGCCCACCTCTGCCCCGGTCACGTTCACTTCCATGCCGACGGTTGAGTCGACCGTCACATCCGCACCGGCGACCGAGACCGCCACGCTCGCCGCGCCGAGGGAAACGCTCGCGCCCAAAATCCCGCTCATCGGCGGCGCAGACAAGATCGCCTTCGTCGCCAACCGCGATATCTGGCTGATGAATGTGGACGGCTCCGACCTGAGGCAACTCACCTTCGACGGCGCCGCCAAAACCGACCTGCAATGGTTGAACGACGGCAAGACCATCATCTTCATCAGCGGCAAGACGATCAAGTACTTCGATATTACAACCGATACGGTTGATACGCTCGCCACCTTTCCCGCCGAAGTGTCGGTGGATGCTTTTCAGGTTTCACACGACAATAAACAAGTTCAGGTTGCCATGAGCAACACCATCTTCGTTGTGCCGTTCGACATAGAACAGTTCAAAGCCATCACCAATCGCGGACAACTTTCGCAAATGAAGGATGCCTGTCTGGTTGAACATACACCCAAGACCATGGCAGTTGCCAGAGTTCGAGAGGCGCGCTGGTCTTCTGACGATCAACTCGTCGCCTGGTTATACACGGGCAACGACGCAAACAACCCAAACCTGCAAGCCGAGCAGATCGGCGTGCTCGATATTTCAGACTGCAAGCCGGAACTGATCGATCTTAAGGACAACTTTCCCGGCACACGCTTCACGCCAGCCGGGTACGAATCTCACGAAATTCCCGACTTCGACTGGGACGGTATGGAACAATTTACATTCAACACCAACCGCCGCAATAACGGCTGGGGCGAAATGTACATCTATAACTGGCTCACCCACAAAGGCATTCAGCAAACTCCGATCGGTTCCTGTTGCTATCGCGATGTCCGCTGGAGTCCCAATGGAACTTTTATATTGATCGCCTTCCAAGACCAATCTCTGGGACCGGACGCAAAAACACAACTTTTTTACCTGCCCTCCGGCGAACTGGACACCGGCGCCAACCTCACGCCGCTCCCTCTGCCTGAAGGATTTTTCAAAGACCCCCGAGAAGGCATTCAAGCGGCGCTACGCCCAGCCCAACAACCCTAA